Proteins encoded in a region of the Desulfosoma sp. genome:
- the rpsP gene encoding 30S ribosomal protein S16, with translation MPVRIRLARRGSKKRPFYSIVVAHSEAPRDGRFIERVGTYNPLTQPETVTFNTERLQYWLEQGVQPTKTVMSLIRKHANLGVPKAS, from the coding sequence ATGCCGGTTCGTATCCGTTTGGCTCGTCGGGGCAGCAAGAAAAGACCCTTTTATTCCATCGTGGTGGCCCATTCGGAAGCCCCTCGTGACGGTCGGTTCATTGAACGCGTCGGCACCTACAATCCTTTGACCCAGCCGGAAACGGTCACCTTTAACACGGAGCGCCTGCAGTACTGGCTCGAACAGGGTGTGCAACCGACGAAGACGGTCATGAGCCTTATTCGCAAGCATGCGAATTTGGGTGTACCAAAGGCTTCCTGA
- a CDS encoding KH domain-containing protein produces the protein MLKELIEYMARALVDKPEHVRVSEIEGEQTSVIELRVAKEDLGKVIGKQGRTARAMRTILSAASTKIRKRAVLEIIE, from the coding sequence ATGCTGAAGGAACTCATTGAGTACATGGCGCGGGCGTTGGTGGACAAGCCGGAACATGTGCGTGTTTCGGAAATTGAAGGGGAACAAACCTCCGTCATTGAATTGCGAGTGGCCAAAGAGGATTTGGGCAAAGTCATCGGCAAGCAAGGTCGCACAGCCCGCGCCATGCGGACGATCCTCAGTGCCGCATCCACCAAAATTCGAAAACGGGCGGTTCTGGAAATCATCGAATAG